A section of the Caballeronia sp. M1242 genome encodes:
- a CDS encoding Lrp/AsnC family transcriptional regulator, producing the protein MDLIDRKLLELLQGDVTMPIAELASRVNLSQTPCWKRVQRLKETGVIRAQVALCDPKKLGVGTTVFVAVRTNQHTQSWADEFTRAVRDIPEVVEVYRMSGETDYLLRVVVSDIDDYDRVYKQLIRAVPLYDVSSSFAMEQIKYSTALPVRPAADA; encoded by the coding sequence GCTCGAACTGCTGCAAGGCGACGTGACGATGCCTATCGCGGAACTGGCGTCGCGGGTGAATTTGTCGCAGACGCCGTGCTGGAAGCGGGTGCAGCGTCTGAAGGAGACCGGCGTGATTCGCGCGCAGGTCGCGCTGTGCGATCCGAAAAAGCTCGGCGTCGGCACGACCGTATTTGTCGCGGTACGCACGAATCAGCACACGCAAAGCTGGGCCGACGAATTCACGCGCGCCGTGCGCGACATCCCGGAAGTGGTCGAGGTGTATCGAATGAGCGGCGAGACGGATTACTTGCTGCGCGTGGTGGTATCCGATATCGATGATTACGACCGCGTCTACAAGCAGCTCATTCGCGCGGTGCCGCTCTACGACGTCAGTTCGAGCTTCGCGATGGAGCAAATCAAGTATTCGACGGCGCTGCCGGTGCGGCCCGCCGCCGACGCCTGA